The Lactuca sativa cultivar Salinas chromosome 2, Lsat_Salinas_v11, whole genome shotgun sequence genome includes the window AATATGTTGCAGGTAATTAGATGAGATTAAGAAAAGAGTTGTTTTTGTATTTATTCGAATTAATGTGTCTTATTTATTGACTTAAGTGAGGAGGTATATCCTAAAAAAGCGAGGCATGAGGAGAAGTTATAATGCCTTGGTGATGAATCTCAatttttatcttaatattttaaggTTTGCCAATTTATCATAACAATCATTGTTTTTTGTGGTTACAGGCGGTTTTGGCTTATGATTCCACTAAACAAACAAAAAGAGTCTTTTTCCTATTTTTAAAGCAGGTAAATTCTATTTTCTCGAATATTTTTGGGTCAAACTCTAAGCTTGTGTTTGATTCGCAAAATGTTTTTGAAAGGGAGTTGTTGACATGGAAAATAATTTGTTTTCTATTTGGTTTGCTCAAACAAATTGAAAAATTAATTTTGTTATATGATAGAAATAGTGATTTTTTTGTaacttattatatttttataataaacatGAAGAAGTTTTACAGATATATATTAGGAATCATGAATTGTGATACGAGCCATCTATTAAAAACTTCAAATTATGTATGAAGAGTATTTTTTGCAGCGGCATCACGGCATGTTGATTAAAGAATTAGGGTTACAAGTTTTTGAGTAGATCACATTATTGTTCATCAAATTcgttattttatttttctatttctgAATTAATCAATtaactattttatttttaatcttagaCGATTTTTAAACAATTGTGGTTtcaagtttttgaattattttgcTACTCGTTTATATTTTGTAAATTGTTTGGCCTAACGTAAAACCAAATCTTGGCTACGCCACTGATCGTCACGGTTTTCTCCttccaaattccaaaaatttAACATGGTTTCCAGATCACGTATTATTTTCCTACTTGCTTTGAAATTTCAGGAATTACCATAGAAGTTTTTTTTCCCTTCTAGAATTGCTTGATTCATGATAttcgttgtttttttttttcaagtttttctccAAGAACGTTAGATGCAATAGTTATTCGCTTAATAACAACATCAACTCTACTTTTTCTCTATGCATTTGGAGATTTTTCATTTTCTATGGTTTGTTCTTTAAAACCGTCTTTTATTGGTTCGGATTGTTTTTCATTGTTTGCATCTTTTTCCATTTGGGCAAAATCTTTGCCTTTATTCCCTTGAGCTCTATCATTTCCAAAAAGGATACATAAATCCTCGTAATGAGGAAATATCTTATTTCTTCATTTTCCTGCCTCTTTATAATctattttgtatcataaaatgttagcacataaaaatatattataaatagttAAGAAGTAACAAAATACCTAAAAGTTTTAATGTTTGAACGGCGAGAGTACATTTGTTGTTATGAGTGTCTCTCATATGTACTCATCAATTCGTTAAATACTCATTGGCAATTAACATTCCTTTAAGTATACAATTTTGATATTCAACTTTATATGTCATTTTGGTCCTAGTGTATACTCTTGTTGTTATTACCGATTTGTCATTTCTTCTTCCGTGTTCTATGCGTTGACATTTTTGCATGACATCTTTTATGTTTGATATTATTCTCTGATTTCGTGATATGTACGGGCTATTGCGGGTTTCTTTGTGGAGTTTTTGAGCAGGCTATACAACCCGCAACTGATCCCTCTCtttctctaaactctctctctctccagcaCGTGGTTTCTTTTGTTTTCAATTCTATTCACAATCAAATGTATGCATATGACATTATCACTATTCAACCCATGTGATTGTAATTTTgtactttttttttgttatatatttttgTAAACATTTCATTCAATTTTAATGCATGAATGGTAAAccttttgtttcttttttctttaattattttagaacattttttgttttatattagtaaaacttttctaaagaaaaaaaatataatgttttattttattttatattttttttaatttaattaaataaaaaaatattgacaTAGCAAGTGGGTTGAATGGATTGGAAGGGTTCTCCCTTAGACACtttagtggtttaaacattttttttcttttgatgtaCATTCTAGGAAAGTCATGAAAACGTATCACCAAGACTTTTGGGTGCCTTTTAACATCACtgtggaagactttaaaacactTTTAGAAGACTTGAAGTAGTGATAACTTCTAATATTAGCCTGCAAGATAATTATGCCTAAGATACATGTTTTTGGTAATGTAAACATAGTATTTAGTGAAATGGTTTCAAACACATCTTACCAGGCTATATCTTGGTGCTTGTGGACTTGTGGTGATATTATGAGTGATAGAGTGATCATGTAGATTTATGTATATTATAATGAAGATAAGTAATATGAATAAGCCTCTACGTAATATTAATAGGTTTTTGACACACGAGAAGAAAAATATGGTATGAAAAGAATTGTATATTAGTTGCGTGTATGAATTTTGTATAATTGAGCATAAGTTCAATTTTCGTTTCACTATAAAATTGTGTAcctttataaatcaataaaattTAACCTAATATTGATTTATAAAGGTAAAATTAGACTAaattttattgatttataaaggTATTTTACAATgaaacaaaatttaaactttaTTTGTATAATCTATTTACGTTTTAGATGTTTTAGAAAtatgaaagaaaaataaatttgGTTATTATTTAATGAGATTGTTTCATTTCATAAAGATATGTCAATGACATATCATTATCAAGTTATTAGTcaaatatataataacaataagccAAGTCTCATAAAAATTAAGATAAATGAAAAACTAAAATGGCCGACACTAAATAACTTAAATTTATCTGATTTCACATAAATGAAAgtttaaatattaatatttaaagGATTTAACATAGGTACGAAAATAACTTGAAGTAAGAAAACATATCCATCTTTTTTATTGGTCAAATCAAACGAACTTTGGTTAGGCACGCAATGCAACAAGTCagtttgattcaaatatttaagAGTCAAACAAATATCATATAAATATACTACGGAGTATTATGAAACAAAATCGTTTTTAGTGGcatcttttaattaattattaaaaagatGAATAAACAATATTGAAATGAGATTCGTCAAAAATAAAGTTTGATGGAAAGAGGGAAAGGAAGGGACGAGTTTACTTTTTGTTGAGAAAAGTTAAAGAAGATATTAAAAAGATATTTTTCTAATCTTTTAAAAACACACAAATAGTAGTGTGCCATGATTTAGAAGTAGATTAATAAGATTCAAAATCTAATATTAAGATACCCAAACACGTTTATTTCaactaaaaatattttatttttgaaagataataatatacttatttatcaattatataaatataaataaattatgtTTTAGATTTTTGCAAATATATTATgttatattaaaatttctcagatatttttttaaaaatattaaagaaaaaaaaaaaacaatcataaAATAATATAACATAGTACAACTGGGTTTCTGGGTCAACTTGAAAATCGCCATTGGATCACTCACGTCCAAACTCCAAACTAGATGACATCCAATGATGATGACCATAAACGGCGAACCCATTCTTTCGTTAATATCAAAGTCCAAAGACATCTAATGGCATTTCTTGCAATTACCTACAGacccaagggtaaaagagtcatatACCAATATATTACTATAATAACTTTCGGGTTTATTAATTTCATGACACGCTTAAACCATATTAGACTTTTTGTTGAGATGAAATGTCATCTATAACCAACTccaatataatttttattttggtTAAATATAAAGTGGATTCAAAGTACAATCGACAGGCAAAAACATTATGAATGTGATGTCGACCAATAATAACACatgaattattatttattttacacAAAaatatctaacttgtttttataaataattattagatATTCAATTTTACTttaaatgcaatatatatatatatatatatatatatatatatatatatatatatatatatatatatatatatatatatatatatatatatatatatatatgcgattgtattttaaaaaattattgagatttttaaaatgagtttaatgttaaatatgtttttaaaaatattaacatatttccataatttgtcctttttataattaataaaatatgttaatttttatgttctaattgaatataataataaaaaacatgttattaaaatattaaaatatgttttttgatGTAATTTTTCTAATCTAACTAGAATAAAACTGAAATCCCACCCTATCTTCCAACTTCCCTCGATGTAACCAAACTTAACTAATGTTTATTGCTTTTATCTTTGTTTACAAAATCAACATTGAAGTTTTAGgttctattaattaaatatataaattgttttttttataaaagattaAATGGAGTTCCCATCGTATCATATATTGGTATCATACAGTGGGGTTGGTATAGCAACTTAGCAAGTGAGTTTGGGTGGAGGAACAACATTTTCTTTGGTGTTGTTTGTAGTAAAAAACTCTTACAATTgttttcatatataaataaattgtCAACATcactaccatatatatatatatatatatatatatatatatatatatatatatatatatatatatatatatatatatttcgaatTTAAGAAAAATAAGAGGATGACATAGCATTTAGTTCGGATAAAAAACGAAAAGAGTGTGAGGGTATGGTGgacatacttttttttttttttttttttttttttttgtaacaatgAACTAGTAAAAAATCATTGCGAAAAAATGCTAACAAAAGGTGCGTTTTGAAGCCAACTAAGACAATTAATTTTGCTTTTTCTACAATCTAAAAATACAACCTATCAACAATAATATCAAAAAGGTACTCCTCTTAGATCTAAAAATGATGGTTGTGTTCATCACACCAATAACACCATCACACTACCTAAATTCGTTATCTCAACATCATATTATTTCTTTTCTCCACCAAGGGTGTATTCCATGCCAAATGTTACAACATTAATCCTAATAAAAAGGAAAGAAAGTTAATATAAAACAATCACTTTATATGTGGTTAACTATCGACAAAAAGGATCAATGTTGATGGAAATGAAAACTCCATGCCAAATTTTGAACCGAAATGACaatatactatatataatattaaagataaaaaaatttactaaattaattatttttgGTAGAGAGTAGATTGCCAATCCATTTCCCCGATAAAGCTGATTTTCCAGCTTTACCCCTCCAAGCTGTTCTCACTCTTCTCTCTCTTCTCGCTTTGGTATAAGTCCAAAGCTATCGGTTTCCATGTCCAGGTACCCTAAAATCGAGATTAGGGAAAGAAATTTGGGGAAAAAGTGAATTCATCGTATATTCATGGATCAAGAATTTCGGAGAATGGTCTCTTCTTGAAGAATGTTGCTTTTCACCAAGCGATTTTTCCTCCTAAGATCTGTCAACAAAATCTCTTCTATCAATTTATAAATAATTAGGATCTTACTCGATTCCACAGATCGAACTAGTATCAGAAGTATGGGAGGCGAAAGCAAATGGAGGAAGGTCAAGCTCGCTCTAGGCCTAAATACATgcctttacgtccctaaaaccgCCGACGATAATGAATCACCGCCGTCGCCGTCTTCACGCTCTCGTAAGAGTTCAGATATTCGTCACCGAATGCCCACGACTCCGACTCCTTCGTCCTCCGGCCTTCAGTTATCAAAATACGGTATTAAATCGTCGTCCAAGGTAACTTTGTTTACTATAACTCTCCTATAAGTATCTATTTCCGTTGTTTATCTCACCTTGCCGGGGTTTATCTCACTTTGCCGGGATATGACGTATGATTGAGTTATTCGTTTGACTGAACTGAAGTTCTGCGATTGATTATCTTGTGAATTACTATGTGATTGTTAATTGAAAAGATTTGTCATTTTCACAAGTTACTGAATTACTATGTGTTTGTTAATTGAAAAGATAGAGATTCAGAGAGTTGAGTGGTCGAGCAACCCTTGAGAATCGGCTATTACACTCTGCTACAGTAAAAAAACATAGGATGTAATAATTCATGGTGAGATGTAAAAAGTTAAAATCTCTTTTTGGTCACAAGTTGACTCTGATTATAATCGACGAAaggatttttttttaatgtagTTATGAAATGGCTGGTAATTGCGACAGTGATATTACAGTACAGACGGCAGCGATGGAGATAACGATGGCTTCCTTATTTTATTGTCGTGTAGTTTTCAACTTTCCTTAATCATTTAGGAACGACCATTAATGCTTCTTTTAGGTTATCCTCTTTTCCATTGATAGTCCTTTTTAACTTTGAATGTCTTTGCTTGTATAGTTGTATTTAACTAAATTATAAATATTGTTGCTATTATACACAGTTCATTATCATCTCCCTTACTTTTTTACTTCCCCTTCTCGAAGGTAAAGTGCTTTATCTGGTCAACACCTTCACTTTTACAAATAAAACCTCTCTCTTCAGTCTTCCCTTCTCGTGGTTGAATTTACCCTTTTGGACTTTACTTGTGGAGCATAAGTTTAAGTTTAACTTTTGAAAGAGTAGAAACTCTGTAACTTATTCTTATTGGGTTCCAATTCTTTTCTTTTACATGTGcctttttttttcattatatgaTGCATATGCTTTTCTTTATTGCCTTGAACCATTCGTCATTGGAACGCCAGTTGCTTAATGATGTTCACTTTAAAAAGTTCCAATTTTTATAATCACCCAGAATAATCCACTCACTTGTTTGTTGGCCATCTAAAGTGATTTACAACTTGCATGATATTCTTTAAAAATTTAATACTAAACATGAACTTTCATTTGATTTGCAGAGAATTTGTGCAATATGTTTAACTACAATAAAACCAACCAATGGTCATGCCATCTTCACTGCAGAATGCTCACATTCCTTCCATTTCAATTGCATTACATCAAATGTCAAACATGGGAATCGCGTTTGTCCTGTTTGTCGGGCAAGATGGAAAGAAATCCCTTTTGAGAATTCCGGTTCTTCTCGCGTAAAGTCAAACACCAATTCCGGTTCATGGGCCCACAATGATTCCTACATGATTCTACAAGGATTACCCCCACAACAACTCCATTCCAGTCGTAACGTCCCATTCCTATTCCAATCCCTCGAGCCTCCTGTCTTTGACGATGACGAACTACTCAACCAAACACCCGAAGAAGTTTTTAGTAATTCCGATTCCGACCAAGGATTGGAAATGACAACATACCCTGAAATTTCAGCAGTAGCAAAGTCAACTCGGTTTGACAATTTTGCTATTTTAATAAACCTAAAAGCGCCTGTGACTAAAGGAAACATGAACTCACGAGCACCGATTGATCTCGTGACTGTTCTTGATATTAGTGGAAGTATGACAGGAACAAAGATTGCCTTATTAAAACAAGCAATGGGCTTTGTAATCCAAAATCTTGGCCCGTTGGACCGGCTTTCAGTAATCGCGTTTTCTTCTTCAGCCCGACGCCTATTCCCACTCCGGCGTATGACGGAATCAGGAAAACAAGAATCTTTACAAATGATTAACTCATTGGTGGCCAATGGTGGAACAAACATAGCTGAGGCCTTGAAAAAGGGCGCCAAAGTAATGACTGACCGGAAATTCAAGAATCCGGTCAGCAGTATGATATTGTTGTCAGACGGGCAGGACACGTACACGAGCATCAGCCCGAGAAAAAACGGATCCAAAACCGATTACCAATCTCTTTTACCATCTTCTTTCCAAATCAAGAAATCCAATTCCGATACCGATGTGATTCGGATTCCGATTCACACGTTTGGGTTCGGAATGGACCATGACGCTTCCGCGATGCACACGATCTCGGAACATTCCGGAGGAATGTTTTCGTTTATAGAAGCCGAGAATGTTATACAAGATGCTTTTGCTCAATGTATTGGCGGGCTTTTGAGTGTTGTGGTCCAAGAATTACGGGTCGAAGTCGAATGTGTTGATCCGGTTTTGAAACTCGGGTCGATTAAAGCCGGGAGTTATAAAGTGAATATGGGGTCTGATTTTCGATCCGGGTTTATTGAAGTTGGTGATTTATACGCCGAAGAAGAACGGGATTTTCTCGTGGGAATTGATATTCCGGTTGAAGAATCATCGGGTGATGAAATGTCATTAGTGAAATTCAAAGTTATTCATAAAGACCCGATAAAGAAAACCACCGTGACCGTTGGCGGAAACGAAAACGTGACAATCTCGAGGCCGGAAACCACCGCCGGAAAACAAATAGTTTCGATCGAAGTGGACCGGCAAAGGAACCGCCTTAACGCCGCCAGTGCGATAGCCGAAGCGCGGGTGGCGGCGGAGCGTGGGAACCTGGCGGCAGCGACGTCGGTGTTGGATGATTGCCGGAGGAAGCTGTCGGAGTCGGTGGCGGCGCGTGGCGGAGACCGGTTGTGTGTGGGGTTGGTGGCGGAGTTGAGGGAGATGAAAGAGAGAATGGCAAGCCGGAGAGTGTATGAGTCGTCGGGTCGGGCTTACGTGTTGTCGGGGCTGAGCTCGCATTCGTGGCAGCGGGCCACCGCGAGAGGTGATTCAACGGAGGTGACGAGTGTGATTCAGGCGTATCAGACACCGTCGATGGTGGACATGGTTAATTTGTCGCAGACTATGTGTTTTAGCCGGAGCCCATCTTCGTCCATGGGTGCACAGGGTAAGAAGTCGTTGAGGTCAATACAGTCATTTCCTGCACCACGCCCGAGGTGAAAGTGAAATAAAGGGTGATTAAAGTTTGTGTGGTTTTTGATGGGTGGGTATATTATATTGGATTAGTTGGGTGTAATGTAAGGGAATAATTCTTTTCTTTTGGGGATGTTAGAAAATTGATTGATCCTAAACTTGAAAGAATGTATTCTTACGAaattaaggaaaaaaaaaacgaaaatagTGATATTGTATTTGTGATTTTTGTGCCCTCTTTAAAACATTAGGTGGTATTGGGGTGTTTGGGATTTGGTTATGCTTGTTGATTTCTTTGTTTTTTAAAAGGTCAataatctttaaaaaaaaaagaaaaaaaaaaaaaaaaagatatttggCAAATTGATAAGCGATTTTAGAAATGCCTTTTCAAAACCCttaaaagttgtttttaaaaTGTCATAAATTCATGACTTTTCTAAGGTGTTTATGTTTCacctaaaataattataaaaaaactataatttaattcaaacatttaaataaaattGATTTATCAACTTATAACTTTTTTGATACCATATAAATTaattcaaatgttttattttttataaatcaaaaatcattatatatatatatatatatatatatatatatatatatatatatatatatatatatatatatatatatatatatatatatatcgttagtTATTTTgatttcactatctattgtgtgcatgtatgactgattctggacctaggggtgtaaacgagccgagccgagcccgagcctaaccaagctcgagctcggctcgtttaatttgaagaagctcgagctcgattcgagccttaaaatgaagctcgagctcggctcgtgaacaatttagtgagctcgcgagcctaaacgagcctctctctctctctctctctctctctctctctatatatatatatatatatatatatatatatatatacacactctctctctctctctcacacacacacacacacacacacacacacatatatatatatatatatatatatatatatatatatatatatatatatatatatatatatatatatataggctcgtttaggctcatttaggctcgcgagcccaccagctgaagctcggctcgagctcgtttaataaatgagCCTCATATttgggctcgagctcggctcgggctcgtttaattcgatctcgagtcgagcttttaacgagtcgatcccaagtagctcgcgagtagctcggctcacttacacccctatctggaccaatcattttagttattttaagaaagtaattaatgtatattacatgttgaagatataataggtattaactacatcttcagcatttaataagcattaattactttcttgaaataactaaaatgattggtccagaatcaatcatacaggcacacaatagatactgaaaacatttgaacctaactctctctctctctctctctatatatatatatatatatatatatatatatatatatatatatatatatatatatatatatatatatatatatatatatatatatatatatatggggcttCCATGGAGGTTTGGAACGGGACTGTCCACCCCTGTTTCAGCCCCCAAAATTAAAACAAGGGTTAATTTTGCCTCCACCTCCGTTTTATAACAAATATTCTTCATACGGGATCGCGGTCCCATGAGATTTTTTTGACATCCCTAAAAGAATATTTATCCAGCTAGAAAAACAATCCCAAACACCTCCTCATATTTTGAGAAAATAACTTATAAGGGTAAAAAACATTAATGTTTAATCATATTTAGATCTACAAATAAACATactttttgttttcaaaaaataTTATTATGACCGGTTATTGCAGGTCATAAGCTGTTTCTTTTAACACAAAAAATAAGTTCTTTAGTAAATTATtcatacataaaaagaaaaacgattaaatataataaaattaaaattttgttatCTCATAATTCATTGTTCCTTcttaatctttcattttaatcttATTACAAAAATCTATTAATTTGTAAAGTATTCTATAAAAATTTATATTgtaaatctattttttttttatttctttcttaTCTTGATAAAAATAGTTAagaattaaaatatattttaccAACTACcgtaattataataaataaaaattattatgATGGTCATTCAAAGTTCAAACATTATCTTGAAAcatcaagctttatcaagcttttaCAAGCTAGAATGTCACGTGAATATGAACATTAAAATCTTGCATAAACATTTGAATGATATACaaaagtttaaaaataatatttctcTCTTAGAACATTAAACATCGGCCTTTGTTAAAATCTTAAAAGTTAACAAATCTTTTTTTCTCTTACAATTTTGTGTCTCGGTAGTCAAATGTTGGCGAAGTGTTTAATGTTCTTATGCACTTGACGTTACTCTTTATGACAACTTAAAGAAAATTAAAGTTTCCAATAACACTAAAACCCACATATAATTGATTAAAATGACTTTGATTGGTATAAAAACATAAAGTAAAAATGATTTgtgaaatattatttataagtatttataacacaaagttctaaggaaaaaaatatttacaaatTACTTATCATAATAATTTCCactataattatgatttatatttatatttgaaaattttatagtGTTTTTGTTCGATGCTCCACGTAATACAATTACTTTTGATACCAGAAAATTTTTGTCAGTCCAAAAAGTACAATAATATTACATGGAACATGACTTAAAAGTTAAAGTTTCAAACATTAcactaaaattcaaaatttttatttgttattaaCTTTTATTTAAACTCCTAGATTTATGTTAAcgttatcattttttttaatctttattataataaataaa containing:
- the LOC111901476 gene encoding E3 ubiquitin-protein ligase WAV3, with the translated sequence MGGESKWRKVKLALGLNTCLYVPKTADDNESPPSPSSRSRKSSDIRHRMPTTPTPSSSGLQLSKYGIKSSSKRICAICLTTIKPTNGHAIFTAECSHSFHFNCITSNVKHGNRVCPVCRARWKEIPFENSGSSRVKSNTNSGSWAHNDSYMILQGLPPQQLHSSRNVPFLFQSLEPPVFDDDELLNQTPEEVFSNSDSDQGLEMTTYPEISAVAKSTRFDNFAILINLKAPVTKGNMNSRAPIDLVTVLDISGSMTGTKIALLKQAMGFVIQNLGPLDRLSVIAFSSSARRLFPLRRMTESGKQESLQMINSLVANGGTNIAEALKKGAKVMTDRKFKNPVSSMILLSDGQDTYTSISPRKNGSKTDYQSLLPSSFQIKKSNSDTDVIRIPIHTFGFGMDHDASAMHTISEHSGGMFSFIEAENVIQDAFAQCIGGLLSVVVQELRVEVECVDPVLKLGSIKAGSYKVNMGSDFRSGFIEVGDLYAEEERDFLVGIDIPVEESSGDEMSLVKFKVIHKDPIKKTTVTVGGNENVTISRPETTAGKQIVSIEVDRQRNRLNAASAIAEARVAAERGNLAAATSVLDDCRRKLSESVAARGGDRLCVGLVAELREMKERMASRRVYESSGRAYVLSGLSSHSWQRATARGDSTEVTSVIQAYQTPSMVDMVNLSQTMCFSRSPSSSMGAQGKKSLRSIQSFPAPRPR